One Nymphaea colorata isolate Beijing-Zhang1983 chromosome 12, ASM883128v2, whole genome shotgun sequence genomic window, aacatgaaccaaaatatatttttttcaaaatcggttaaattaatttttttaaaagagaggATGTGAGAAGATGGTTCCTGCTGCCCCCTGGGATGAGAGCATGCTGTTTATTATGATTTCCTCAGCAACGGCGAAAGGCGTGGCTGTGGCCTTTCACCATCACAAGGTCATAAAATCCAAGTTGAAACCAGTAGTCCGCCCCTTTAAATTAAGCTAAATGTGGCAATATCGTATAAGAAAAGATTGAGGTTGATCCCATTTCCAGGTTTTGCTTTTAACTAATGGTCTCCACCCGTCTCAGACACGAACTTCTTTTCCACTATTTCTTTTACCATCTTAATGGTCTAAGCTATAGCTGATGTAGTAATTTAATGGCAAAAGAGTAAACAGTTCTTCATTTCCTCTGCAGATCTAAAAGAATGTCACACTGGAAAAGAGTGTCTTCATACGGAAGCAGTTCTTCGTGTAAGCCTTGGATGCTTTGTATCTTTGACAAATATGAGGACGAATCACTGTATCTCATTTCTACAAGTTGGGTTGATGCGACACAATGAATTTACTGGTCTTGCATCAACTTAGGGCTATGTATATGTACAGATCCAGTTGAGTTACTTCGTTCACAACTTATACAAGTTGCAATCACAAATAATATTGATACAGTTTAATCATACAGAAACTTGTTCTTAGAGCGTCCAACCTTGACAAACGttcagattttctttttctgcatgtTCTTAACGACATTTACAGCAAGAAAGTTGCATTACGTCTCTCATTTATGGCATTCTGGGTGGTGGTTCCTGAAGTTTGTCATATGGATTTCATTGATGCTGATCCCTTTCTTCATTCCTTCAGGTTTTATTCAGATATACGGTGCGTAGAGACAAAAAGCATCTTCCGATATTTATTTTCTACTGATATCATCCGGTTCAGTGTTACTGAATATTCCCAAACTAAATGTTTATTGTCATTTTCTCCTGTTCATTTATGATCCTGTTGCAGGAGAAGTAGCACGTCTTGGTGCAGGGTACGCAATTGCAGTCCTTCATTCAGTTTGCGGGCAGTATGATAGCTTTGTTATGTCCTTCTCTTTCTGATTACATCTACATGTCACATGTGTATGTAATTAAGTTAGTTAGACATAATCTGATTTAGTCACAGGAATACGATCTTCAATTTGTAATTATGATTTTTGTCCTCTACATGAAAATTGATATGCAGTCGCTTGCTTCTATTATCTAGCTGCTATTTGCTTTTCCACTGACCAACCAACATTTAGGCACAGTAAAGAGTTGAGCCATTTATTACAAACTAGCAAACACATTTGAGATTTGAAGCAGTTTAAATCATTTGCTGAACTAGCCACTGTTCGGAACTAATACTGCTCTGAACCAAGCAAGCTTTAGGGTTGAAATTTTGATCTGGTTAAATCGAAGTCTGTAAAAGTCCAGTAAAAAATCGTGGAACTCCTTCTAGGTGAAATTAACCTTTATAAGTTGACGTCACCCGGTTTCAAATCCTGGACTCAGTTTGGGTCTTCTGAGCAAACCCATTGAACTCATAAATGTTCATGGCTCCAAGAAAGTTCTTCCTATTTTTTCCCGACTTATGTTCTGATTTGTTTTTATGTACGCTGGAAATTTCACGTTCGTTAGAAGTTTAGTTGCCTGGTCTATACGCTATGACCATCTTttgttacaatttttttcattacaaTTTATGACATGTTATTTTTCAATCTCGCCAAACTTGAGGctgttattatttattaattgttGGTGTCGTGCATCTTAAATATCAATAGCATGAAAGTGAAGAGCGAGAATCATCTGTGCTTCTATATACATTTCATAGTCAGCACTAGACGACTTCTTAAGAGATGATTTAGTAGCAGGTGACATTCTTCAAGTGTGATTTTTACAGGATATTTCTTCTCGTCCAATTGATAAGTGTGATTCACTTCATCCTCTGGTGGAACAGATGTTGCATGCCAGAAGATGAGTTAAAATACAGGTATGATCAGCATTATCCTCTTGATTATTTGGTTTTATGTGACTTTCTCTTAGCCTCTTTGACCATTCCTGTCGTTCTTCATCATTTATAGTTGAACTTTCAGCTTGATGTTTCGAACTGTAGGTGGACAGCCTAATGTCTTTGCTATCTTTATTTTGAACAGTTGAACTTGTATTAACAATTACAAGTTCGTTATGTGAATCCTTCTGTTTAACGATTGAAGTTGTCTCTTTTCTCTTCTGGCTCTGTTGCAAATCTTGTACAGCAATTTAACCATATATAATTGCAGCTGCTTCATGGGGTTATTCATAGCAACCGTTTCATATATTGCTGCTCTATGTGGAATTTTTCTGATGTACCTGTGGTTTGCTGGAGGATCTTCGTTTCTTCTCAACATATTTTTCATTACATGGACCCTTGTCTTTCTTAAAGCAATGATGATCGTGTCCTTACATTCCAAGGTATGTGAATGTAGAACTTGATTCATCATATTCCCACGTTTGAATTTCCTAAAACATTCTCCATCAGTTTTATTATTTTGCATGCTTCAGTTGCTAACTTTGATGTGTGTATTCAAATGACAGGTTAATACAGGTCTTTTATCTTCCGGGATCATGGGTTTTTACATTGTCTTTCTCTGTTGGTCTGCTATTAGAAGGTGTGTGCTTTCCCCAacattatatatgtgtgtatgtgtgaatACGGATACCACCTTGTCATCTAGTGCTACTTGCCCTTCATGTATGTCACATTCTTCACGCTGTCTGCAAACTTGACATTGGATGACAGTGCTCTTCAATCAATGGACtagaaaaaacacattttctttcatttgttctttCCTTCAGAAACGGCTGTCTATATTCGTTGGCAGTATAGTGTTCCTGAGGGCTTATGTTACTAAATCTGCTTCAAGCTTGCCTAAGCAcatggattttctttttgatttttcGTTGATAAGCTTGTTGACATGCTAGCTACTTTATGTTAATGCGAGGTGTTTAAAGAGAAGTCGATACATTTTTTACCCTCACTTTCTGCGCTATGAATGGTTTTGCAGTGAACCTATCGATGAGAGATCCAACAGCAGAAAGCAAGATTATTGGAGTGGTGATTGGACTACCATTGTTGTAAGACATGTGCTCTTTAATTATGTCCATATGCATCTAAGCACGCATACATTTGTCCACCTATGGTCACCTCAAGTATTGTAAAACTTCACCCAGTGTTTCTATCAAGAGCGATTAGAATTTTGTATGAAATAGAAGTAAAGAGGAAAACTAAACGTACTTTTGTTCTGACTGTTTTGAGCCGAAATTGTCTACTTCAGAAATGATCTTATAGTACATTTTTGTAAAGTCATTTCAGGTTTCTGTTAAACGTATCTTTAAATTTGAACTCGTTGTCTGATAATTTCTTTTATCTTGACCGTTTCCGTGCTTCAACAGAAGCTCCTGTAGGTTGTTTACATGTTTGTCTTCTTGGTGCTTTTTTCCCAGAGCTTTTTATTTGCTGTTTGTGCAATTGTCCTGGCAACATTCTCCACAGGGATTGATTCAAATTCCTTTCAGGTGAATTTCTTCAATGATTAGGAAAAGAGTTCTCTGTGAGTCTCTGCCAGGCGTCACTTTGGTAGAGACAGCAATTGATAGATGAGGCTCGCTAATGGATTGTTCTTTTTTGCAGTTTCTCAAGGATGAAGTTCAGAAGGAAGATGATGTACCTTACAAATATGGGTTTTTTCATGCCATATTTTCTCTGGGTGCTATGTACTTTGCAATGTTGTTCGTCAGTTGGGATCTTAAACATTCAATAAAGAAGTAAGAAACTCTTGGACGTAACATCCTCCTGTTTCTCAATACTGGTTGAGGCAGAAACAAGAAATCTTGTTTGGTTTCCATGTTATCTGcttggaattttgtttctacaaaatAACATTGCAGAGCTTTTTCTTGGTGGACTTATCAGATGGAGCATTGATGTTGGTTGGGCAAGCACCTGGGTGAAAATTGTCAATGAGTGGTTTGCTGCTACCATATACTGTAAGATAACAATTAAGCTATTTACTTTTAGAAGTTGACAACCCACCTGCTAATCACCCGctatttttcctctcagcattTGAATATTCATGATCAAGTTCTTGAACTAACGGGATATTGATTCAGTAAATGGGCATCTAAATGAATCTTGATTTTCAGATTAATGTATTGACCTTTATATTAAGCAGTGTGGACGCTTGTCTCTCCGCTGGCAAAGAAGCATTGCAATGGCTCTGCCGTCGATGTGCAAGACGCGGTTTGACTCGGTATCGTACACAAGCGCCCAGTTTGCACCACCAGCAGAATATACTGATCGCCTGTATTACTTCgttaattttcttcttcttcctgtcttTCGGAATGAAGGTATATACATGATACGTTTCTCCATAAAGCTCTGTTGCTGTGCCTGGAAATGAGAAAATTCCCACCcgaaaaaccaaaacaaaattacGCGTGAGAAACTTCTCAGACAGAAGTTCgctttttggaaatttttaatttctcgGGACATGAAAAAGCCCATCggagaaaatgtgaaaaaattatTATTACTGTAACTCAGTAACAGTTGAATCTGAATCAGTTTCGTGAAGTATATCAGCAGACAGCAAAGTACCAATTGGCAGATCAATCTGTATTGCGAGACTTTATTGAACTCATTCATAGATCTTTTAGATGCGTTGAGTGACAACTGCGATATAGTTCTAGttggcagattttttttttttatttcaacttcaaaacatgaaaaaagaagaagaaaaaacttgcTTTCTTCATGATAAAACAGAAAACTTTGCTATATATTTCACGTGACCCACGATTCAGTTTATGCTTCACATTAAGCGTTTCTCTGAGTTTGGGCACCTAAATCTTGGAAATTCACTCTTAGATCAGTTTGTTTGGACGTGTAAATAAGTGTCTATGGTGATCAAACACTCGACGAACTACAAATTTCTTTATTGCATCAACGAAAAGAACTGAACTAACTAAGAATAAGGTATTTTTACGTGATGGCTATATTCATTCAGTTGATGTGtaataaaagcataaaaaaaaaacagttttagCATGCAATTGGGCTGCAATTTCTTGTCATCACCATCCTTGGCCTTCATGGCTTGATGAAAGGTCATAACCACCTTTATTAATCagtcaaaaagagaaaaagcatggTTCTCAAAATAACATTCAATTGCATGGCAAGaaaaagtctctctctctctctctctcatatatatatatatatatatatatatatatatatatatatatatatatatataatatatatatataagagaaagagagtacaGTTCAATGTTGTCGTGTGTCTGatagctaaaatttaaaaatttgttgccaaaaaataattatgaaatTCACATTAATCACAATTTATAAAGCAACGActtatagtattttttttagcaaagTACTTCAACTATATGTCATACAGcattgacttatatatatacatatatatatatatatttatatgtgtgtgtgccaaatggctaaatatttaaaaagtatAGCTGAATGCACCATAAATAATTGCAAAAACACCATAAATTGTCAGTCAGTGCTTCCGTTGCATAGTGTTTTTAGGgactttttttaaataatatacatatttatatatagtcTGTCCCAAAATCTTGTACTTTGGATGGAACTGTCTTTGGTACTCATGGTTCAGCCGGCAGGTTAGCTGCAGCTAGCTAGCTATGGAGCCCAAAATTCGCGATGTCAATAGATTGGATCATATCAACATATGTCATATCCTACCTTATTGCTTAACCTGGCCTATGGTTGTAGCCAGGTTTGAATATTAAGGTACCCCACCGCATCAGAATTTACGCGTATTCGGATCCGTATGTCTGTCAAAGGATCCGGCACTGTATGCAAATATAATTGtcaaatgaatgtgaattttttttaatcgaaTCTGACTACTTAAATTCAGATTAATTGGATCACAGTCTAAATTATCACGTTAAAGGTgagaatctaaatccaaatattttCGCTAATTTATTCTCAAACATTCACACATTTATTAAAGTTGGTTGTGACATGGCTTCAGTGTGACGAGTTTATCCAAACCTTGGGTTTGCTTTTTGAAACATGTTGGTATGGAGTGGCCCCAAATGAGGTCCTTTTTCTCTAAAGCAAACGTGACTTTCAACTCCTTTACGCCCAAGAAAAGTGCAATTAGGTGCCACACAAAAAGTTTGGCaaaaaagcaacaaattaaCTTTTAAGATGTTGCTGTCTCAGATCCAAAACGGTTCGGATTTCGATCAGCTAAATACATATTCAGATATATATGAGGAATTATTATGGACAAACTTGAATTCTTAGATTGGTAAGTTTAGGTCCAAAAATTTGACCAAGGAACATGTATAAATGCGTATGTGATGCATGACAAAATTAAAGATCAAATTCATGAGATCCTAAAGTATGAATCATAAGCGAAAGCCTACATTGAAACCCtcaatttgataaatttcaGATTTCGAACTGAAGCTATTGCAATGTGATCTTTTGTATTGAATGACATATTAAGTGCGCCATTTCCGGGCATGGATAACAAGATCGAGGACCACTCTGTGAAAGTGTGCATTATCTCTTGCATCCAAAGAATCCTACATATATtcgatttgatttttttttctttatagaaGATCTAAAATCTTATGGTTCAAAATAGAAGGcggtggcggagccaaaaaaaaaaaagcactagGGTGGTAATAATTGATAAACTTTCATAAGTAATGGCATCAGTTTATAAAGATGGGAAGATATTTACAAGCCtcaatgtgaaaaaaaaaaaaagaaatgctcTGCCACTGGCACATGGATTACGCCATAGATTTGTAAACTTTGCACTTTCAAATCTATTAATCTCAAGTCAAAACCCCCTCCCCTAGACTAGAGATCCGCATATTTAAAGCATAAGATGACGTCAAATGCACCACTTTTCAAGTCCACAATGTCTtagaaccatgaatttaagatggGACCTTTCGAGAATCAGGCAGTAGCGGAGTTACTGTGTATTTTGACAGCGCTGGACCCAAGTCCAGCCACATGTGGTGCGTACACCaaacctaggttagagcttcatAGGCACCCAATCCATGAAGCTAGTGAGTCTGATCAGCGCCTTAAagtcaaaattttctggctcttcCACCGGAGTATAGTCCTCAAGTCTAAGGCCAGTGAACCCGATCAGTGCCCCTTGGTCAAAATCTTTTGGCTCTACCGCCGGAATATGGTCCTCAAGTCTAAGGTCAACAAGTCCGATCGGTGCCCCTCAGTCAAAATTTTCCGGCTCTACCACCGGAATAATATCCTTCAAGTCTTAATCAGAAACAAACACCTGAAAGAATTGATCATTTAACTAATCAAGGGTCAAAAGCCTGCCAATGTAAGGTAGGTAAAAAACCAATAGCGGAAATGGTGAGGAGTTTAAGAGACTCCGAACTCTGAATCAAGTTTCCATTTCTTGTCATTTTGCTTCATGAGCTTCTATGGAATCATTCTGCAGACTTGTTTGTCAACTCACTGTTGGCCGTCAACTTGGAAAGCAGAGAATGTAGACTGAAACCCTTGATTGATGGCGTCGCCGTAACACAGTTCCAAGTGGGCAGTGCACTAGAATATTCTAGACTCTTGACCCAAATAAAACTCCTGCATGGGACTCGAAATTCCATGCAAAAATGGATGGTGATTAAAAAAGTGTAGCGTTTTGTTATGCTGGTAAAAATTTTTATCACTTTTTGCTGATGATCTCATAGACTGGCctcgttttttttcttcttcctcggTGACTATTTTGCTAACAACTGACAGATCAAGTTGACCAAGGTTCTTAGTGAACAAGAAAGGCACTGTTCAACTTTAGAGAACAGTAATGTAAAAGAGCAGAAAATTTCTTGTATTTCAGAGACAGAGTATCCTTACTCTTGTTTCGCAGATCTTTCTGTGTAATTGAGGTCCATATAGACAAAATCAAAACCGTGCCAATATCTGAAATTATGGCAAAGAAAGTGAGCTCTCAGGTCATGGCAAAAGGCCAAGAAGATTGAACATCGCAGGTACTTCCGTTcgtcttttaactttgcaagtTAACGTCGGATTTAGTTGGAGAACCGTATTGTATTGGGTTCTATTCTGATCTAACATCTGATAAATATAGCTCTTATATTTCACTCGTTTGCGACTCGTTTGCGACTCTAAaaatgtgtgtatgtgtgtatatgtacgCGCAGGtacatgtgtgtatatgtgtgtgatTAAGATTTCCTTAAATTagcaaatattttgaaaagaaaaacattggaTATTGCTTACAGTTTATAATCATCacctaaataaaataaaacgatAGTAATCTCAAgaggcatagcatagctggcAAGATTGGAGGTCCCGGGGCCCGCTTGTCCCAGTGGAGCCCATTTTGAAGCACCGACGCCAATCCCTTGCCGAGGACAAGCAATTTCCCCATCCTTTTGGGGTGCGGGAGACAACTGAACCGGAGTCGATGCATGCAGTGAGGTGAATCGCCTGGTCCCCGATCTAGGAATGAATGTGTCGCCCATTCAATTCCTCGGAGTATCATGCTCCTACGTGTATAATGCAACTTTGGACCATATAGGCAAGATAAAAGGGAGGGATCCACTCTTTTCCGGGTTGTGAGTCGTAATCCTCTTACTCATCCAAAAATAGAGATGAAGTTGCCAAACATGTTGCTAAGCCATTCATTTGGTTTACAGTGTACGTAGTGCTGGTAACATTGTTCACAACACTTACAACGACAGGCAACTCGGCCTGGGCCGAACAGATCTCTattcaggggcggagccagggtAGGGCTCGCAAGAGCCATGGTCCcatctcaaaaataaaaaatttacatgtaaaattgtaaaaattttcacttgttctatataaaattttgaaaaatgagagTTCAGCCCAAGTccaaatttagaaactttaattcagtccCCCTCGTGAAAAAATTTTGACTCCACCTCTGTCTCTATCATTCTTGAGTCACAATTAAAGTTTGTGTGTTCGTATGTATGTacgtatgtatatgtatgtgtaagagagagaaacttgaaaagaagaacatataTAGTGAGCTTGATCCACTAGTCCAAGTAAAGACATTCTAGAGGGAACAAGCTCTATGGTGTCTGTTTGGACTCATCTTATTCACTTATTCCCtcaagcaaaagaacaaaaccCTGACCCTATTGTGCACTGCATGCTTCCACATCTATCCAACTGGGATTTGGAAGGAAATGAAGGAAGAAACCAAAGGACAAGTCAACTTATGCTGGCTGCTCCTTGTCAACGACGCGTAGCGTCGACTGGGTTTGCTTGGTTTGGTCTTGATGGCCTACGACATGGTCGCCGACAAGGGCTAGGTCATTATGTTTGACCGAGCTGCGAAACCTAACCCAGCCTAGTTGATAAGATCAACCTAGCTAGCTAGTTTCCACCAGCTACAACTGACATGGATGCGGACCCAGCCAGCTCGCTGCTAGGTGCAAGAGAAAAGGTTTAAATTAAAGTTGAATTactatttgaaaacatttttgcTAGAATCACATGCGAAGAGTAAGAGAAAGACAACAAAACTAAAAGTTGAactattgttttaaaaatatttttaatatcatcACATGCAAAACGTAAGTTGTTTGATTCATTTGACTTTGCTAAAGTTTTGAATTATCAATGTAAGTTGATAGACTTGGTGCTCGTCAGCAGTTCGTTTGGAAAGGAAATTAATTAAGTAATTGTATTATCTAATTTTGTCACTATTGTATCGTGCATGATCGGTCTGTTCGTTGAAATATTTTTCAGGAAGAAGAATATTTTTCCAAGTTTTCACCGGATTCGCGTCGTCTTCTAAACTAATAAAAAACGTAAGAAATGAGCCCATGAGGGTGTGTTTGACAGCAAACTGATACAGTGCCCATACTGATACTGACAACACCGGTATCAACCTACACAAGATGAGCAGACAGAAGAAGtactattcttttttatttttccaccGCCTCGAAACAAGGTCGTAGCCAGTGGCGGGGATACATGGCAGCTGGTGTGAAaagttttattgaaaaaatgaaaaatgacattgtGATGACTTAAAAATTTACGTGGGCTGTCCATACAGCCGACAAGTGCTGGTTATTACAGTGCCCCTTAGCCAAAATATCCTGCAACGTCATTGGCCGTAGGCCCATTGTTCAGACGTACATATTTAACATGTTTCGGATCTAATTCTGGTTAAATACCAATATTTTACAACCATGTTGACATTATTCTACCAGCTACATACCTTCAGTTTGAGTAACTTAGAAAGACTAGGTTACTCACTtggctggtgtaggcaattgcccacccTAACCTGCCTAAACCTTTATAAAAGTTCTATTATGATGATGTGTGTAAACCCTTATAAAAGTTCTATTATGATGATGTTGGATTCAGGCTTAGCCATATGTGATACTCATGCCAGACTTAAGCCGGTTTCATGTATCTCAACATATACACAACTCATTGCAATAACAAGATGGATCGGTGCCCTtcagctaaaaatttctggctctgttAGCGATTCAAGGGTGTCACTCAAACATGCCCTAAATATTAGTGAAATGCTTATGTAGGAAGATAttgaatgaaattttatttgtgttGCTTTACGTTACTAGCATGGTGGATGGCTACTTCTTTTGTCTTGTATCAATATTTTATAGCTTACTCGGTTTTcgtaaaagaaagaagagaatcaTATTCTAGATTTTGCTCTCaacttttctattttgttgttGTATGTTGCCGACATGAATTGCAAAAGTATATGATCATTGGATCATTCCACTTCACGTGATCCGGATGAGCTTCTTCCTTTTAGAACCGTCCATTACCCCAAGAATGAATAACGACATTTTCAAGGAGACATAattcggatatatatatatatatatatatatatatatatatatatatatatatatatatatatatatatatatatatatatatatatatatgtgtgtgtcttgACTCTGGTTTTAATATACATTCAAGGACATCAAATCACGGCGTTCCATTTGAATGGTTCCCATCTTCTAGAGGAAGAACAAACCATGTAAGACTTAAATTTGGGCACCATGGAACAAGTTTCTCTTGTCAATATTAGTCTATTTTTGGCCTAATTTCAGGCATGGCccagaattttttaatatttcggTATGGACCTCagatttctcttcttctttttttttcataaagcgACAACTTCTCAAGCCAAATTGAGAGCACAGAAGAACTGCATATCCGCAATAACGGAAAGCAACTTTACTTTATTcacaagtaaattttttagtGACAGTGAACTGCTTATGGCAAATAATAAACTGATGGAAGAAAGGCAACCTTTTCTCCAAGAAAAAGCTAGCGAAACCCACGGGCACATATTATAATGATTCTTCACCAAGAAAATGTGAACGAAGTGTAGGCAAATCGCTGCACGCAACGCAATCTTCAGTGGCTACTTTTCTAAGGccagaagagaaagagaaaaatgagaaaaaaaaaaaaaggcgtaCTGTCGTCAATATCCGCTCTTATCGGCGGACTGCTGACATACATGCATGGGTTTTGGTAgattttgggtgagcaagagtGAGCTAAAGCTATGGGTGAACaggagccgagtcgagctcgagttcagtcTGCTCGAGTTTGGCTCGATTGATGAAACCTAGAGTTtttgagaatagctcgacggaagcggCTCGATCTCAACTCGGCAGGTAagtgttgagcttgaactcgacttgattaaggctcgacaaactcgttcgaatagaattgatattcatcattacatgttgagcttgagctcgactcgattaaggctcgacaaattcattcgaatagaattgatattcatagTTATGTGTTCAGTTCGAGCtagactcgattaaggctcgacaaactcgttcgaatagaattgatattcattgttatgtgttgagctcgagctcaactcgattaaggctcgacaaaatcgtttgaatagaattgatattcactGTTATGGGtggagctcaaactcaactaggtagttacatgttgagctcgaacttaactaggtagttacgtgttgagctcgaactcaacgcAATTATTTAAACTagttgactcatgaactcgagttcgactcattaagtaaatgactcggctcgaactcgttcacgagtcgagctttaacgagtcgagctcgactcgttgttgACCCCTAGCTAAAGCcctcctctttctccttttctctaaGGTCCGGAGTTGTGTTAGGGTGGTGGTAGGCTACTAATAGGGCTTAAAAGAAtaacccttctttttttttttttgtaccatCAGCCCGACTAGTTACATTATGCCTCTTTGAAGCTTTACAATTGATAGGTACGTATGCGGAGtttaagaaagagaaggggagagacAGGAGAAAGGGGGACAAGACCGCTCCACTTAGCCTCTAGCAGCACCTCTCAACTCGACATGGCGTCGTCTCCTCGTGTCATCGAAACATAGTACCCCTAGGAATCGAACAAGAGACTCACCCACAAAGTACCCCCTCTCAGTTGTTCTAcacctagagagagaaagaggggtgTGATGAGGGAGAAGAAAGGTCAAGGCTTTAATCAACACCCAACACAAAAGTACACGCGGCCCTTCATGTGTGCTGTAGTGCTCTCAATGTGGCCGTCACTTTGGCCAAGCAACTGAATCATTTTAAAATAGTATATTATACCCTAGTGCTATATGTACTTATATgttccaagaaaaaaataattaaagagaacaaaaaagaGGGGTCCGCCTAACTCCGCCTTCAATtctaaaagaaatattttaaaatcttgaaaatattattaaatttattttttttcttaaaaaacaaaaaactaagtTGGCTTTCTCTCACATAAAATGATTGCTTATGTGATCTTAGTCAATGTGCGTGTGCCCACTTAGcatgcaaccagaaaacttgaACTCCTTCACTGCAATGTTATCGTTAGTTATGAGCCGTAGTAATGCGCAATGAGAGTGATCTTTAGACCGTTTGCCTTTTTGTGGacgagaaaaatatttgaacagCTTCTGGATAAGGAATGGCTGAACCACTTTTTGTAAATCTAACCCTTCGAATATACCACAAATTGATTAGCAgttcattcttttaaaaatcacaTGAAGCATCGGTTTGaagaatttaaagaaaaaagagttgCAATCTTCTCAGCTTATCCTGTgatttgattgatcaaaacaGAGTGATTCGATtgatcaaaaaataaaagataaaagaaagtttttgttaaatttttaaattttctcattattttaaAGGGTGAATCAAATTGCTGGTCTGGGGGGCCGAGGGTCCTGACACAAGACGGGTTTGAGCCAGAATAAAGTGCTGCCATGGCCTGTCATGAATGCATTCGAGGCTGCTACTCAC contains:
- the LOC116265293 gene encoding uncharacterized protein LOC116265293 isoform X2 — encoded protein: MEDTIVNVRDKGENVLSSEAVRSDGNGGDGGRLLHYAVETKRALKARFAYGFIFFLTNLLAWVVRDYGHPVTAKLHYLKECHTGKECLHTEAVLRVSLGCFIFFFCMFLTTFTARKLHYVSHLWHSGWWFLKFVIWISLMLIPFFIPSGFIQIYGEVARLGAGIFLLVQLISVIHFILWWNRCCMPEDELKYSCFMGLFIATVSYIAALCGIFLMYLWFAGGSSFLLNIFFITWTLVFLKAMMIVSLHSKVNTGLLSSGIMGFYIVFLCWSAIRSEPIDERSNSRKQDYWSGDWTTIVSFLFAVCAIVLATFSTGIDSNSFQFLKDEVQKEDDVPYKYGFFHAIFSLGAMYFAMLFVSWDLKHSIKKWSIDVGWASTWVKIVNEWFAATIYLWTLVSPLAKKHCNGSAVDVQDAV
- the LOC116265293 gene encoding uncharacterized protein LOC116265293 isoform X1; this translates as MEDTIVNVRDKGENVLSSEAVRSDGNGGDGGRLLHYAVETKRALKARFAYGFIFFLTNLLAWVVRDYGHPVTAKLHYLKECHTGKECLHTEAVLRVSLGCFIFFFCMFLTTFTARKLHYVSHLWHSGWWFLKFVIWISLMLIPFFIPSGFIQIYGEVARLGAGYAIAVLHSVCGQIFLLVQLISVIHFILWWNRCCMPEDELKYSCFMGLFIATVSYIAALCGIFLMYLWFAGGSSFLLNIFFITWTLVFLKAMMIVSLHSKVNTGLLSSGIMGFYIVFLCWSAIRSEPIDERSNSRKQDYWSGDWTTIVSFLFAVCAIVLATFSTGIDSNSFQFLKDEVQKEDDVPYKYGFFHAIFSLGAMYFAMLFVSWDLKHSIKKWSIDVGWASTWVKIVNEWFAATIYLWTLVSPLAKKHCNGSAVDVQDAV